The following coding sequences lie in one Xiphias gladius isolate SHS-SW01 ecotype Sanya breed wild chromosome 24, ASM1685928v1, whole genome shotgun sequence genomic window:
- the nrsn1l gene encoding neurensin 1-like → MALCSESCVSGSGGESSGSQGGSSFLQFGVRSYLHHFYEECSSSMWERDPEDQGFVQSQRSALWWNSAIWKVSLALGLLILTAGIASLSVGYSTPHKIESFGEGDLFFVDAQAVSFNRGLHLSAAGGIGLSCLGSAMVVMGVVVWILPRANLKGRLFHRPGERQQRAEMWSKRRGCRDPGDVVTKPPGIEEGKIPVTLSKVENVQPTS, encoded by the exons ATGGCGCTGTGCTCCGAGTCCTGTGTCTCTGGCTCAGGAGGAGAGTCCTCCGGGAGTCAG GGGGGTTCTAGCTTTCTTCAGTTTGGGGTTCGTTCCTATCTGCACCATTTCTACGAGGAGTGCTCATCCTCCATGTGGGAGAGAGACCCGGAGGATCAGGGGTTCGTCCAGAGCCAGAGGTCAGCCCTGTGGTGGAACTCAGCAATATGGAAG GTGTCCTTGGCCCTGGGTCTCCTGATCCTGACTGCAGGTATTGCCAGCCTCTCGGTCGGTTACTCCACTCCCCATAAAATTGAGTCGTTTGGAGAGGGAGACCTTTTCTTCGTGGACGCCCAGGCTGTCAGCTTCAACAGAGGGCTGCACCTCAGTGCAGCGGGCGGGATCGGTCTCTCCTGCCTCGGCTCAGCCATGGTGGTGATGGGGGTTGTGGTTTGGATCCTCCCCAGGGCCAACTTGAAAGGGAGGCTATTCCACAGACCGGGGGAAAGGCAACAGAGAGCGGAGATGTGGTCGAAGAGGAGGGGATGCAGGGATCCGGGGGATGTGGTCACTAAGCCACCAGGTATTGAAGAGGGGAAGATACCTGTCACACTGTCGAAAGTGGAAAATGTGCAGCCCACTTCTTAA